One Tachysurus fulvidraco isolate hzauxx_2018 chromosome 2, HZAU_PFXX_2.0, whole genome shotgun sequence DNA segment encodes these proteins:
- the cdkn1a gene encoding cyclin-dependent kinase inhibitor 1 isoform X2, producing MMSSKVPGNVLRSVCSAGVGSARRCLFGAVDHEELRRDYTLLMRAELEDSSRRWNFNFTSDKPWVGGDFEWVGLPVAQVPFIYHECTVGAKCRPKGVEPQCDLKHEDINKTPEQNTHSAEKHTLKRKQTNITDFYQAKRRVVTTRKSGQ from the exons ATGATGTCATCCAAGGTGCCTGGAAATGTGTTGAGGTCAGTGTGTAGTGCTGGTGTTGGTTCTGCTCGGAGGTGTTTGTTTGGTGCAGTGGATCATGAGGAGCTGCGGCGTGACTACACACTACTGATGAGGGCAGAGCTGGAAGACTCTTCACGCCGCTGGAACTTCAACTTCACTTCTGACAAACCATGGGTGGGCGGAGACTTTGAGTGGGTGGGGCTTCCTGTGGCGCAGGTTCCTTTTATATACCATGAATGCACAGTAGGGGCAAAGTGTCGACCAAAGGGGGTGGAGCCTCAGTGTGATCTTAAGCACGAGGACATTAATAAAACACCTGAGCAAAATACACACAgtgcagagaaacacacactgaagagGAAACAGACCAACATCAcag ATTTCTATCAGGCCAAAAGAAGAGTCGTAACCACCAGGAAGTCAGGCCAGTGa
- the cdkn1a gene encoding cyclin-dependent kinase inhibitor 1 isoform X1, whose translation MHTNTFSLISTELMLLMMSSKVPGNVLRSVCSAGVGSARRCLFGAVDHEELRRDYTLLMRAELEDSSRRWNFNFTSDKPWVGGDFEWVGLPVAQVPFIYHECTVGAKCRPKGVEPQCDLKHEDINKTPEQNTHSAEKHTLKRKQTNITDFYQAKRRVVTTRKSGQ comes from the exons ttATTGATGATGTCATCCAAGGTGCCTGGAAATGTGTTGAGGTCAGTGTGTAGTGCTGGTGTTGGTTCTGCTCGGAGGTGTTTGTTTGGTGCAGTGGATCATGAGGAGCTGCGGCGTGACTACACACTACTGATGAGGGCAGAGCTGGAAGACTCTTCACGCCGCTGGAACTTCAACTTCACTTCTGACAAACCATGGGTGGGCGGAGACTTTGAGTGGGTGGGGCTTCCTGTGGCGCAGGTTCCTTTTATATACCATGAATGCACAGTAGGGGCAAAGTGTCGACCAAAGGGGGTGGAGCCTCAGTGTGATCTTAAGCACGAGGACATTAATAAAACACCTGAGCAAAATACACACAgtgcagagaaacacacactgaagagGAAACAGACCAACATCAcag ATTTCTATCAGGCCAAAAGAAGAGTCGTAACCACCAGGAAGTCAGGCCAGTGa